The following proteins are encoded in a genomic region of Ornithodoros turicata isolate Travis chromosome 6, ASM3712646v1, whole genome shotgun sequence:
- the LOC135396769 gene encoding dyslexia-associated protein KIAA0319-like protein isoform X1 codes for MLHKEVAMSLPKLALTVALCASLCVPYVFSTDDLLPLEDDAFCPDSLFPDLKLLRHAVPWGNATAGVFTKVPEAATLPACTQACCAAGGNCHVAFLHGTTCFLVKCHSAALCRPHLRSGAKFNASFMVVVRPVYKTLHDGSEDWTSPLMSSSKEDERPLSDESVYGSNETNTYTPSVQAGEAASSRSCEFGVIVDCPVNEECVTRNPKKRSGVCHCIRGYTRDPVSKSCIAVENNNTTKVSTSSTTTAAPTTTTPYPLVVSAGDNRVLFLPENEVILSAYVFKETKGTQYQYQWTLVSHPEGEETGVMQDQNTSTLKLSKLREGLYTFRVAVTGKHSYGESTVNVTVMPPKRTNKPPVAVIQPNNVTVKLPSNETVLDGSFSTDDDKIAHYHWDAVAIPIGYNARLNDTPTLQLKDLIVGFYRFKLTVTDSDGVSNSTYGNVTVLKEVDYPPTANAGTQIVIYMPNNEVTLNGNLSTDDKGIKAWEWTKSSDTSDQRVDMEGTTSPYLHLSNMEVGVYKFVLKVTDTADQTSQAEVHVFVKPASNSAPTANAGPDVKLSLPLEKPVFLDGSGSTDDVGIVAWQWRQIAGPKPSKLEGEKTAICKVSGLVPGEYKFQLNVTDASNLTSTDNVTVTVIQNSNAAPKANAGGDKTIYLPADVVWLNGSGSTDEVEVVAWRWTRDPSSLAAGKVLENSSYSSTLRLADLIPGRYMFTLTVWDAQGASGKDTTSLIVKPPRDLLDHVELLLNVDVQTFTQEQLDTLLKQLELLLHDGEPVSVTLVNLSYQQDTMRVRIVFVAEGGATPKQIRGMAVVSRLKKRLRTHSALLDWEVLRIDTLVCQNQCSAHGSCDVYTKRCVCEAFWMEDLFRSYLGDRESNCDWSVLYVIIVSFLILTVLSASIWGLACFCSQMKFQRPRKKNNYMLLRDAREVDKDGVDLIPKGKAQTSSLMVSDSDSDTAFEMRTRPSVAVKPLNGTRNSIPNGDSTLRRIRT; via the exons ATGCTTCACAAAGAAGTAGCGATGTCACTTCCGAAATTGGCTTTGACAGTCGCATTATGCGCGAGCCTCTGCGTTCCCTACGTTTTTAGCA CAGACGACCTCCTTCCGCTGGAAGACGATGCGTTCTGTCCGGACTCCCTTTTTCCGGACTTAAAACTGCTCCGGCACGCCGTGCCCTGGGGCAATGCAACTGCCGGGGTCTTCACCAAGGTTCCGGAAGCCGCAACGCTTCCGGCATGCACGCAGGCTTGCTGCGCAGCGGGTGGCAATTGTCACGTGGCATTTCTGCACGGCACAACTTGTTTTTTAGTCAAGTGCCATTCTGCAGCACTGTGCCGTCCACATCTGCGCAGTGGGGCAAAGTTCAATGCTTCCTTCATGGTTGTCGTTCGTCCTGTTT ATAAAACGCTACATGATGGTTCGGAAGATTGGACGTCACCGTTGATGTCTTCCTCCAAAGAAGATGA GAGGCCCTTATCAGATGAAAGTGTCTACGGAAGCAACGAAACGAATACTTATACTCCCAGT GTTCAGGCTGGAGAGGCTGCATCTAGTCGCTCTTGTGAATTTGGGGTCATAGTGGATTGCCCCGTGAATGAGGAATGCGTGACCAGAAACCCAAAGAAGCGCAGCGGCGTCTGCCACTGCATTAGAGGATATACTAGGGATCCTGTCTCAAAGAGCTGTATTGCTGTGGAGAACAACAACACAACCAAG GTGTCCACTTCGagcacaacaacagctgcaccAACAACCACTACTCCTTACCCATTGGTTGTGTCAGCTGGTGACAACAGAGTGCTTTTTCTTCCCGAAAATGAGGTCATCCTCTCTGCCTACGTcttcaaagaaactaaag GTACACAGTACCAGTACCAGTGGACATTGGTGTCTCATCCTGAAGGAGAGGAGACTGGCGTAATGCAGGATCAGAATACGAGCACACTAAAGTTGTCAAAGCTACGAGAAGGGCTTTACACATTCCGTGTCGCCGTAACAGGAAAGCACTCGTATGGGGAAAGTACAGTCAACGTTACGGTAATGCCAC CGAAGCGTACCAATAAGCCGCCGGTGGCCGTGATCCAGCCAAACAACGTCACAGTGAAGTTGCCTAGCAACGAAACTGTGCTTGATGGCTCGT TCAGCACGGACGATGACAAAATAGCCCACTATCACTGGGACGCTGTAGCCATTCCGATTGGCTACAATGCTCGTCTCAATGACACGCCTACGCTCCAGTTGAAGGACCTCATTGTAGGCTTTTATAGGTTCAA GTTGACTGTGACCGATTCTGATGGTGTGTCAAATTCAACTTATGGAAATGTCACTGTTCTCAAAG AAGTGGACTACCCACCGACGGCGAATGCAGGCACGCAGATTGTGATATACATGCCAAACAACGAGGTGACCCTCAACGGAAACCTCAGCACCGATGACAAGGGCATCAAAGCCTGGGAGTGGACCAAAAGTTCCGACACCTCGGACCAACGTGTTGATATGGAG GGCACAACAAGCCCATACCTCCATCTGTCAAACATGGAAGTTGGTGTATACAAGTTTGTGCTGAAGGTAACAGACACAGCAGACCAGACATCCCAAGCTGAGGTGCACGTTTTTGTGAAGCCAGCGTCAAATAGTGCACCAACAGCCAACGCAGGGCCAGACGTCAAACTATCGCTGCCCCTCGAAAAGCCCGTCTTTCTCGACGGTAGTGGTAGTACTGATGACGTCGGCATTGTGGCTTGGCAGTGGAGACAGATAGC AGGGCCAAAGCCAAGCAAGCTAGAAGGGGAGAAGACTGCCATATGCAAAGTTTCTGGGTTGGTGCCTGGTGAATACAAATTCCAACTGAACGTAACTGATGCAAGTAACCTGACGAGCACCGATAATGTCACAGTCACAGTAATTCAAA ACAGCAATGCTGCACCAAAAGCTAATGCTGGTGGAGACAAGACCATCTATCTCCCTGCAGATGTTGTCTGGCTCAACGGCTCTGGCTCAACAGATGAAGTAGAGGTAGTTGCATGGCGTTGGACGCGTGACCCCTCATCCCTTGCTGCTGGG AAGGTGCTGGAGAACTCGAGCTACTCCTCAACCCTCCGGCTGGCTGACCTGATTCCCGGACGCTACATGTTCACTCTGACCGTGTGGGATGCTCAAGGAGCGTCGGGGAAAGACACAACGTCGCTCATTGTAAAGCCACCACGAGATCTTCTCGACCATGTTGAGCTACTCCTCAATGTTGATGTCCAGACGTTTACTCAAGAGCAGCTG GATACACTGCTGAAACAATTGGAGCTATTGCTTCATGATGGTGAACCTGTATCTGTGACACTCGTAAATCTTTCCTACCAACAGGATACAATGCG GGTGAGGATTGTGTTTGTGGCAGAGGGTGGAGCAACGCCTAAGCAGATCAGGGGAATGGCAGTGGTGTCGAGGCTTAAAAAGCGACTACGCACCCACAGCGCCCTGTTAGACTGGGAAGTTCTGCGCATTGACACATTGG TTTGCCAGAACCAGTGCTCGGCCCATGGTTCATGCGATGTCTACACCAAGCGGTGCGTCTGCGAGGCATTTTGGATGGAAGACCTCTTCAGGTCCTACCTTGGGGACAGAGAAAGCAACTGTG ATTGGAGTGTCCTGTACGTCATCATAGTCTCCTTCCTGATTCTGACTGTGCTGTCTGCTTCTATATGGGGCTTGGCCTGCTTCTGCTCACA
- the LOC135396769 gene encoding dyslexia-associated protein KIAA0319-like protein isoform X2 produces the protein MLHKEVAMSLPKLALTVALCASLCVPYVFSNKTLHDGSEDWTSPLMSSSKEDERPLSDESVYGSNETNTYTPSVQAGEAASSRSCEFGVIVDCPVNEECVTRNPKKRSGVCHCIRGYTRDPVSKSCIAVENNNTTKVSTSSTTTAAPTTTTPYPLVVSAGDNRVLFLPENEVILSAYVFKETKGTQYQYQWTLVSHPEGEETGVMQDQNTSTLKLSKLREGLYTFRVAVTGKHSYGESTVNVTVMPPKRTNKPPVAVIQPNNVTVKLPSNETVLDGSFSTDDDKIAHYHWDAVAIPIGYNARLNDTPTLQLKDLIVGFYRFKLTVTDSDGVSNSTYGNVTVLKEVDYPPTANAGTQIVIYMPNNEVTLNGNLSTDDKGIKAWEWTKSSDTSDQRVDMEGTTSPYLHLSNMEVGVYKFVLKVTDTADQTSQAEVHVFVKPASNSAPTANAGPDVKLSLPLEKPVFLDGSGSTDDVGIVAWQWRQIAGPKPSKLEGEKTAICKVSGLVPGEYKFQLNVTDASNLTSTDNVTVTVIQNSNAAPKANAGGDKTIYLPADVVWLNGSGSTDEVEVVAWRWTRDPSSLAAGKVLENSSYSSTLRLADLIPGRYMFTLTVWDAQGASGKDTTSLIVKPPRDLLDHVELLLNVDVQTFTQEQLDTLLKQLELLLHDGEPVSVTLVNLSYQQDTMRVRIVFVAEGGATPKQIRGMAVVSRLKKRLRTHSALLDWEVLRIDTLVCQNQCSAHGSCDVYTKRCVCEAFWMEDLFRSYLGDRESNCDWSVLYVIIVSFLILTVLSASIWGLACFCSQMKFQRPRKKNNYMLLRDAREVDKDGVDLIPKGKAQTSSLMVSDSDSDTAFEMRTRPSVAVKPLNGTRNSIPNGDSTLRRIRT, from the exons ATGCTTCACAAAGAAGTAGCGATGTCACTTCCGAAATTGGCTTTGACAGTCGCATTATGCGCGAGCCTCTGCGTTCCCTACGTTTTTAGCA ATAAAACGCTACATGATGGTTCGGAAGATTGGACGTCACCGTTGATGTCTTCCTCCAAAGAAGATGA GAGGCCCTTATCAGATGAAAGTGTCTACGGAAGCAACGAAACGAATACTTATACTCCCAGT GTTCAGGCTGGAGAGGCTGCATCTAGTCGCTCTTGTGAATTTGGGGTCATAGTGGATTGCCCCGTGAATGAGGAATGCGTGACCAGAAACCCAAAGAAGCGCAGCGGCGTCTGCCACTGCATTAGAGGATATACTAGGGATCCTGTCTCAAAGAGCTGTATTGCTGTGGAGAACAACAACACAACCAAG GTGTCCACTTCGagcacaacaacagctgcaccAACAACCACTACTCCTTACCCATTGGTTGTGTCAGCTGGTGACAACAGAGTGCTTTTTCTTCCCGAAAATGAGGTCATCCTCTCTGCCTACGTcttcaaagaaactaaag GTACACAGTACCAGTACCAGTGGACATTGGTGTCTCATCCTGAAGGAGAGGAGACTGGCGTAATGCAGGATCAGAATACGAGCACACTAAAGTTGTCAAAGCTACGAGAAGGGCTTTACACATTCCGTGTCGCCGTAACAGGAAAGCACTCGTATGGGGAAAGTACAGTCAACGTTACGGTAATGCCAC CGAAGCGTACCAATAAGCCGCCGGTGGCCGTGATCCAGCCAAACAACGTCACAGTGAAGTTGCCTAGCAACGAAACTGTGCTTGATGGCTCGT TCAGCACGGACGATGACAAAATAGCCCACTATCACTGGGACGCTGTAGCCATTCCGATTGGCTACAATGCTCGTCTCAATGACACGCCTACGCTCCAGTTGAAGGACCTCATTGTAGGCTTTTATAGGTTCAA GTTGACTGTGACCGATTCTGATGGTGTGTCAAATTCAACTTATGGAAATGTCACTGTTCTCAAAG AAGTGGACTACCCACCGACGGCGAATGCAGGCACGCAGATTGTGATATACATGCCAAACAACGAGGTGACCCTCAACGGAAACCTCAGCACCGATGACAAGGGCATCAAAGCCTGGGAGTGGACCAAAAGTTCCGACACCTCGGACCAACGTGTTGATATGGAG GGCACAACAAGCCCATACCTCCATCTGTCAAACATGGAAGTTGGTGTATACAAGTTTGTGCTGAAGGTAACAGACACAGCAGACCAGACATCCCAAGCTGAGGTGCACGTTTTTGTGAAGCCAGCGTCAAATAGTGCACCAACAGCCAACGCAGGGCCAGACGTCAAACTATCGCTGCCCCTCGAAAAGCCCGTCTTTCTCGACGGTAGTGGTAGTACTGATGACGTCGGCATTGTGGCTTGGCAGTGGAGACAGATAGC AGGGCCAAAGCCAAGCAAGCTAGAAGGGGAGAAGACTGCCATATGCAAAGTTTCTGGGTTGGTGCCTGGTGAATACAAATTCCAACTGAACGTAACTGATGCAAGTAACCTGACGAGCACCGATAATGTCACAGTCACAGTAATTCAAA ACAGCAATGCTGCACCAAAAGCTAATGCTGGTGGAGACAAGACCATCTATCTCCCTGCAGATGTTGTCTGGCTCAACGGCTCTGGCTCAACAGATGAAGTAGAGGTAGTTGCATGGCGTTGGACGCGTGACCCCTCATCCCTTGCTGCTGGG AAGGTGCTGGAGAACTCGAGCTACTCCTCAACCCTCCGGCTGGCTGACCTGATTCCCGGACGCTACATGTTCACTCTGACCGTGTGGGATGCTCAAGGAGCGTCGGGGAAAGACACAACGTCGCTCATTGTAAAGCCACCACGAGATCTTCTCGACCATGTTGAGCTACTCCTCAATGTTGATGTCCAGACGTTTACTCAAGAGCAGCTG GATACACTGCTGAAACAATTGGAGCTATTGCTTCATGATGGTGAACCTGTATCTGTGACACTCGTAAATCTTTCCTACCAACAGGATACAATGCG GGTGAGGATTGTGTTTGTGGCAGAGGGTGGAGCAACGCCTAAGCAGATCAGGGGAATGGCAGTGGTGTCGAGGCTTAAAAAGCGACTACGCACCCACAGCGCCCTGTTAGACTGGGAAGTTCTGCGCATTGACACATTGG TTTGCCAGAACCAGTGCTCGGCCCATGGTTCATGCGATGTCTACACCAAGCGGTGCGTCTGCGAGGCATTTTGGATGGAAGACCTCTTCAGGTCCTACCTTGGGGACAGAGAAAGCAACTGTG ATTGGAGTGTCCTGTACGTCATCATAGTCTCCTTCCTGATTCTGACTGTGCTGTCTGCTTCTATATGGGGCTTGGCCTGCTTCTGCTCACA